CTGTGACCCTTTTGGACAGGTGATAGAAGGTGCCCTGGATGTAGAACACTGCCAGGTGGAGCCGGTGCAGCAGGGGGAGGGATTGTTTGAGGACATCCACGATTTGGGAGgctcttttcttctgctgctcactGAGCTGCCCAACCTGCCTCCGAATCCAGCTGCGAatgaagctcctgctgggaaagcCGAGGGCTGGGGGGTTCTCTGGGCTCCTGCATTCCTCAGCCTCCACCTGCAGCTCGTGTTGGAGGTGCAGCAGTGCCTTTTCCAGGCAGTAGGGCACCAAGGTGTGCAGGGAAATGAAGAGGGCCCgacgaaggaaggaaggcaccTTCTTCTTGCTCGGGTCAACCTGAATGATGTTCACATACTCTTCTCCCAGGGTCTGATAACCTAAACAACGTGTGTGACAGAAAACAGGGTGAgagggcagctgcagcatcaTTCTGGATGTGCTGAGCAGTGGGGACAGGCTGTTCAGGCTTTGGAATTTGGAAATAGTTCTTTTTTTGTTGAATTAAGATAAGTGTCATCGTGACATCCAGTATCTGCAGTTTTAGGCTTGAAGCAGGGATACTTTTGATAGTAtccctgattttaaaaaattcctattCCTGCAATCCTGCTTTTAGAAGAACATCTATCTATGTGTTTGAACCCAACAATTTCGTGCTTTCATATTTACCAGAAGGCATTtatccaaaccaaaccaacccccAGGATGATAAGAACAGACTGCTGTTGGGCAGTCTCAGGTGGTGATCACCAGCACTGACCCCTCAGCTTTCAGATGTTGGCAGAAATGATAAAAAACGATAAATGGCAGAGAAGGTTACCTGATAGCGTGGTGAGCACGAAATAAGCCACATCGGACAGCAGCTCCACCTCCCTCCTCCACGCCAGCCACGGCCGGGCACCTGCGGGACGGGGCTGTCACTGCACCAGGGCCGTGCTGGGCCGAGCCCTCACGGGGAATTCCTCCCGGTCCCTCCGACCCCCATCCGGAGCCGCTGTGCGGCGGATCCCGGAACACCCGCGAGGGCTCGGGACGGATCCAACCCCCCTCAGGCATTACCCGCCAGCCCCCTCAGCGCCGTGCCGGCCCCGCTGCGCAGCCCGGCCCGGTAGAGCTCGTCCTTCTGCCCGCAGCGTACCAGCCGCGCcgggcccgccgccgccgccatggcgGGCGGACGGACACGGGGCCTCAGGCGGCGCCTCGGCTCCGGCAGCGGCGGAGCACCCGCCAGCCGCGCAGGGATATCCcgtcagtgaggggcgggaaAAGAGGCGGGAAACACCTCCCCTACGCTGAGGGGGAGAAAAGGGTGGGAAAAGGggtgggaaaaatgggaaaaggggCGGAGAGAGTGGGAAAAGGGGTGGAAAAAGTGCCGTGAagggtggggatgggagggaagggagggaaaagtgGTGGGAAAAGGGGCGGGAAGAGCGccaggggagggaagggctgtgagGGGTGGGGCGGAAAAAGGGGCGGGGAAAGGGGCGGGAAGGGCTGTGAGGGGTGGGAAAAGGGGCGAGGAAATGGACAGTGAGGGGCGGAAAAAGGGGCGGGAAGGGGCggggaaaggggaggaaaaggctGTGAGGGGCGGGGaaatgggagggaaaaggaaCGGGAAGGAGCCCCGCGATCGCAGCTGAGTTGCTTATATCGGTAAAAGTGAGATCTAGAATGTTTCAGAACACAGTTCACACGGAACCCACTGAATCACCGCTCCCCAGGCAAGTGCACTCCACAACCTTGTACAAATTCCAAATTCTCCAGCCCTTCcacaactcttttttttttttttttttttttttttttaattaaacatcATGTTGCCCTCCACTATCTGCAGTTTTAGGCTTAAAGCAGCGATGCCTTTCATGGTGTCATCTATTcccacttttaaaaaattgctttttaaaaaaattgggGTTAATTCAGAAGGAAGGTGTGTTTAGTGTCCTACTACTGCTTTTTTAACAGCTGCGAAATGAGCTGTTTGTATGGGGAAACTGAACAAGCtgccctttgttttcttccaaaaacaacaaacacaaCCTCCACACAGCAAAGCTACAAACACATCAACATGTCAGTGCATCCTTCTCCAAAATCGTGGTACCAGGCAGATAAATCTCTActtgtgtgtgtatttatatatatttacactCTGAGGTCTCGTACATTCATTTTTGCCAAaacaccttttaaaattttttttttcctagcaggTTTTAATGTTGCATTGTTATAAATTCAATTTTGCAGCACTCTGAAGTGAAAGTACAATTAAACAGCTCcacatttaattaatttatttgacaAAACTATTTAACTGAAAGTAAAGTAGGTGTTTTCCTGAATAATTTACAGATTGATATGTCAGGAACTCACTGGAAAATTTTGGGAGAGCAGGAGattggtgggttttttcttctttttactgaaaagcaaagaaaagctcCCTGTAGCCAAACATAACCACAAATAAACTGGATATTTGTAATCCTTTCAGCAGCCTATTAGTGCACAGATCGTGGCATCAAAGTTCTAATTAAACTGCACCAGAAGTTCTACGTGATAAGTAAAGCTGTGATGAATCTTACAGAtaagcaaaacatttttaatccctccctccctgctccaggcgCTGCTCAGTTTTCATTTGTTAGGGTGTGTCGCAATCAATGGAATCGCGGATTGTTCCCTCTGTAAAATCAATGgaattaggaaagaaaaaaaaattggcacaTTTTTCGCCGTTCAACAGCAGGGGACGCACCTGCATAAGGAAATATCCCACGGGAAGTGGGGTCTGGAACGGGACATTTTCACACTTAAATCTATTAAATAAGAATTTCGAAGCTGCCACCTTAAATTATAGAACTTTTACAATTTACAAACTTTACTGACCAATCCTTGGATCATTTTGTTCAGGATTCCAATCCAATCTCTCctggtttgatttttgtttaaaggcagagctgtgtgtatCTCACACATCCAACAGCTCAATTGTTGAGAAAAATAGCAAACATATTTGTTGCCTTTTTGCTGAAGCGGGTAAATgtgattttcttattttatgggtcaagtaacaaaagaaaagcttgaaagatttttgggttttttttgcaaagcTGAAATCCTGACTAATGACCACTCAATTATTAGATTGGAAACCATTGATAAAGCTAAAGGTCAGACTCTGCCAACAAGTGttaaaacatttgaaatgtgTAAGTTCTGTGTATCTGCCCGGTTTGGCTTATTATATGGATTTTATTATATTCTAAAAGCTGTTTTGTGATGTTTTGAGGGGTGGGGGTCCTGTCCTGAGCTGAGGAGGTGCAGCATGCCAAGTAACCTTCCCATTTTGTGATATGCTTTCATACATATATTCATACATAGataaaaacacacacatgcataaataaaatacatggaTAAAACCACACACACGTTGGCTGTTACACTATGATCTGCCAGGAAAATCTGATTCAGATTCTTATTACAATTATTCAGTCAGAACACAGACACTCTTCTGTATTCTGATTGATACTGGTGACTTCAGAAAACCACCATTATCTCTTAAAACGTCATTGCTGTGTTTTTGATTGAGTTTTTGGGAGTTTTTCTTGATTTCCATGCCAtgcttctctgcttttccttctaaCACACCTGACAGGGGAACGAGCTGCTTCGCTGACGTTACCACAAGGAAGTCcaaaatgtaaaaaaccccTGGGTGCTCGGCAATGATTAACCTTTCCTCCCACGGGCTACTTGTCTGCGCATcacaaaatctgatttttgcCTCTGCAGACCTGCTGGGAGACACGAGGTCGGGAGCGCAGCTTTCCAGCAGGGCAGCGGGCAGATGCTTCAGCTCCCAACCTGCAGAACAGGTTCCGCCGATGCCAAAGGAGCGAAACGTCTGCTCGGCATTGTTACcaccctccccttccccctgccTCCTCCCACTCTGAACTTGTTACCCTGGAGCTGAACTGTTCGAGCAGGGGCTGTGAAGCTGCTTTGTGACCCGAGCCCTCCGCGTGTGAAAGCGGGGCGGGATTTCGCTGCAGGCTCCTCTCTCTTCTCCCGGGTTTGTCCCGGGTGTGAAGGTTGGACACacggcagcagggacagcccgtCTGCACTGCCCGGCCG
This Ammospiza nelsoni isolate bAmmNel1 chromosome 22, bAmmNel1.pri, whole genome shotgun sequence DNA region includes the following protein-coding sequences:
- the PEX10 gene encoding peroxisome biogenesis factor 10; the protein is MAAAAGPARLVRCGQKDELYRAGLRSGAGTALRGLAGARPWLAWRREVELLSDVAYFVLTTLSGYQTLGEEYVNIIQVDPSKKKVPSFLRRALFISLHTLVPYCLEKALLHLQHELQVEAEECRSPENPPALGFPSRSFIRSWIRRQVGQLSEQQKKRASQIVDVLKQSLPLLHRLHLAVFYIQGTFYHLSKRVTGISYLHFGGLQGEDQSIRSSYKFLGIISLFHLLLTIGVQMYSFKQKQRARQEWRLHRNLTHQKSRSTEAAAGRQSRCTLCLEKRRHSTATPCGHLFCWECITAWCSTRAECPLCREKFHPQKLIYLRHYQM